The following coding sequences lie in one Saccharopolyspora hordei genomic window:
- a CDS encoding Xaa-Pro dipeptidyl-peptidase, protein MRRRWWVLPCAALVLSGVAPGPATAQAPEQVRDGRSQPVFTAEPVRETVWVETGLDGDGDGVVDRVAADVVRPSGTDRPVPVIMDASPYYSCCGRGNESERKTYDEQGRPLGFPLFYDNFFVGGPSDITSAKAVVDWLNGRAPGFDAPTGGDQVEASWSTGDVGMIGKSYDGTIANGVAATGVEGLRTIVPIGAISSWYDYYRSDGVSFGFDPAGLAETVEEGGRPDCGPVKQQLTEGAPADGDRTPLWTERDHVPDAGRVTASVFAVHGLGDLNVKTVQLGQWWDALAQHGVPRKLWLSQTGHVDPFDFRRAEWVDTLHRWFDHWLLGVDNGIEDEPAASVERAPDVWVDEPTWSGELAEDVVLHPREDGLGPQPGSGTASFTDDPSLDEYDWVAEPDQPSPARVLFSTAPVGRDVRIAGTGSVTVTAVPSTPTAHLSAVLVDYGPATTRDYLGQGEGIRTLETESCWGESRPGDDACYHDTEATTADVDFEVVARGWADLANHESLDEERPLEPGVPRTMTFRLATTDHVVPAGHRLALVIGGTDSAFIVAPRQPGEVGIDLSGTSVTLPVVGGLPAVAAAGTSLPTVRPDHAPARPHVQLNRDVPAAR, encoded by the coding sequence GTGCGGAGACGTTGGTGGGTGCTGCCGTGCGCGGCGCTGGTGCTGTCCGGGGTGGCGCCGGGCCCGGCGACCGCGCAGGCGCCGGAGCAGGTCAGGGACGGGCGCAGCCAGCCGGTCTTCACCGCCGAACCGGTGCGGGAGACGGTGTGGGTGGAGACCGGGCTGGACGGGGACGGCGACGGCGTGGTCGACCGGGTGGCCGCGGACGTCGTGCGACCGTCCGGCACCGACCGACCGGTCCCGGTGATCATGGACGCCAGCCCCTACTACTCGTGCTGCGGGCGCGGCAACGAGAGCGAGCGGAAGACCTACGACGAGCAGGGCCGTCCGCTCGGCTTCCCGCTGTTCTACGACAACTTCTTCGTCGGCGGCCCGTCCGACATCACCTCGGCGAAGGCCGTGGTCGACTGGCTGAACGGGCGCGCCCCCGGGTTCGACGCGCCCACGGGCGGCGACCAGGTGGAGGCGAGCTGGTCCACCGGTGACGTCGGCATGATCGGCAAGTCCTACGACGGCACGATCGCCAACGGCGTGGCCGCCACCGGGGTGGAGGGGCTGCGCACCATCGTGCCGATCGGGGCGATCAGCTCCTGGTACGACTACTACCGCTCCGACGGCGTGTCGTTCGGCTTCGACCCGGCCGGGCTGGCCGAGACGGTCGAGGAGGGGGGCCGCCCGGACTGCGGCCCGGTCAAGCAGCAGCTGACCGAGGGCGCCCCGGCCGACGGCGACCGCACTCCGCTGTGGACCGAGCGGGACCACGTGCCGGACGCCGGCCGGGTCACCGCGAGCGTGTTCGCGGTGCACGGCCTCGGCGACCTCAACGTCAAGACCGTCCAGCTCGGGCAGTGGTGGGACGCGCTGGCCCAGCACGGCGTGCCGCGCAAGCTGTGGTTGAGCCAGACCGGGCACGTCGACCCGTTCGACTTCCGCCGCGCCGAGTGGGTGGACACCCTGCACCGCTGGTTCGACCACTGGCTGCTCGGGGTGGACAACGGCATCGAGGACGAGCCCGCGGCGAGCGTCGAGCGCGCACCCGACGTCTGGGTGGACGAGCCGACCTGGTCCGGCGAGCTGGCCGAGGACGTCGTGCTCCACCCGCGCGAGGACGGGCTCGGCCCGCAGCCCGGCAGCGGCACCGCGTCGTTCACCGACGACCCGTCGCTGGACGAGTACGACTGGGTCGCGGAGCCCGACCAGCCGTCGCCGGCCCGCGTGCTGTTCAGCACCGCACCGGTGGGCCGCGACGTGCGCATCGCCGGGACGGGCTCGGTGACCGTCACCGCCGTGCCGAGCACGCCGACAGCGCACCTGTCCGCGGTGCTCGTCGACTACGGTCCTGCCACCACCCGCGACTACCTGGGGCAGGGCGAGGGCATCCGCACGCTGGAGACCGAGTCGTGCTGGGGCGAGAGCCGTCCCGGCGACGACGCCTGCTACCACGACACCGAGGCGACCACGGCCGACGTGGACTTCGAGGTCGTCGCGCGCGGCTGGGCGGACCTGGCCAACCACGAGTCGCTGGACGAGGAGCGGCCGCTGGAGCCGGGGGTGCCGCGGACGATGACGTTCCGGCTCGCCACCACCGACCACGTGGTGCCCGCCGGGCACCGGCTGGCGCTGGTCATCGGCGGCACGGACAGCGCGTTCATCGTCGCGCCGCGCCAGCCCGGCGAGGTCGGGATCGACCTGAGCGGCACCTCGGTGACGCTGCCGGTCGTCGGCGGCCTGCCGGCGGTGGCGGCGGCCGGGACGAGCCTGCCGACCGTGCGCCCGGACCACGCCCCGGCCCGCCCGCACGTGCAGCTCAACCGCGACGTCCCGGCGGCGCGGTGA